The genomic DNA CCGAGCTTGGACAATAAGAAACGCATAGAAAATGATGGAATTGCCTTGGTTAGCAAATCTGCAGGTTGATCCTTGGAAGCTATGTAGGCAGTAGATACAACACCACGTTGTAACTTTTCTCGAATAATATGACAATCGATCTCTATGTGCTTTGTTCGTTCGTGAAATACCGGATTAGCAGCAATGTAGATAGCAGACCGATTGTCACAAAAAAAGAGTAACATGTTGAAGTTTAGAAACACCTAATTCATGAAATAGATTGAGCAACCAAGTGACTTCACACCAAACATCAGCAAGAGCTCTATATTCAGCCTCGGTCGAAGATCGAGAAACAGTATGTTGTTTCTTAGATTTCCAGGACAACAAAGAAGAACCCAAAACAACACAGTAACCTGTTAATGATTGACGAGTTAAGGGGCAGCCACCCCAATCGGCATCAACATATGATGTTAAAGTAAGTGGACTGCTAGCTGAGAGCAAGAGACCTTGTCCAACTGTGTGTTTAAGATAACGAACAACTTTAAGAGCTGCATCCAGATGACATTGACGCGGGGAAGCTAAAAACTGGGACAAAATATGGACAACATATGATAAATCCGGACGAGTGATCGTTAGATAAATCAGTCGACCAACTAAACGGCGATAAGGAGCAACATTGACCAAGTAAGGAGGAGTAGTATTGCCCAGTAAGTCATGGTTTTGATCAATGGGCACCGTAGCAATACGAGCAGACTCAAAACTAACATCCTTGATGATATCCAGTGTACGCTGATTTAAGTAAATGCCTTTGTTAGATCTGGCAGCTTCAATGCCCAGAAAGTACCGCAAAGGACCAAGATCCTTGATCTTAAAATGATTGGCTAAATGAGCTTTAATCTCAGCTATTGTATCAGTGTTATTTCCTACCACCAGAATATCATCAGCGTACACCAGAATTGCAAGAAAGCTAACTGAGGTAGCAAGAGTGAACAAACTATGATCATAACTAGCCTGTTTGAATCCAAAGGCAAGTAACACTGAGCGAAATTTAATGAACCATTTACgtggagactgttttagcccataaatCGATTTTAAAAGGCGACAGACCAACTGGATGGTGGAAGAATAAGAGGCAAACTCAGAAGGAAGACAATATCCAAGAGGTATAGACATATATACCTCCTCATCAAGTTCTCCATAGAGAAACACATTTGTAACATCCATTTGGGTTATAGACCACCTACTAATAGCAGCCGATGATAACAGTACACGAACAGTGGACATTTTAGCAACTAGAGCGAATGTCTCAAAATAGTCCAGTCCCTCTGTTTGAGAAAAATCACGAGCAACCAACCTAGACTTATAACATTCTACAGACCCATCTTGATTAAACTTTACTTTATATAACCACTTACAACTAACAACCTTTTTGCCAGGAGGAAGATGGACTATTTTCCAAGTTTTATTTGCCTCTAGAGCTGCCAATTCAAGAGCCATGGCCTCACACCAAACCGAATATTGACAAGCTTGTTTATATAAAGTTGGTTCAGGAACATGATAAACATTAGCAATGAAGCATTGATATGCAGGAGTAAACACTGATGTAGATGGTTGAACCATGATGGTATTCACAGAAGACTTGTACTTTGATGGTAGTCCAACAAAATCTTGAAATTTTGTTGGAATAACCTTTATCCTGTTACTCTGTCTGGGAACTGGTGGAGGTTCATTTGATGCAGGGAGAACAGACTCAGCAGGCGGAACAGATTGAGGTGATACATGTATAGAAGTATTCTCAATTGTATCAACAGTGTCAGATGTAGTAGGATTAGACAAGTCCAGTTCACATAAAGGATCCAGTAAAGTAGTATCATGAGATGAAAATAAAGGAACTGAGGTAACTGACGGAGTTATAGATTTAAATGGAAATTATTTTTCCATCCCTGCTAACAAACACCTTCTTTGTGGTAAGATTTAGAACCTTGTAACCTTTTTGAGCAAAAATGATATCCTAGCAGTATGCATTTGAAAGCTCTGTCATCAAACTTATCTTTATGAGGCAATGTATGTGTAACATAGCACAGGGAACCAAAAAACCTTAAATGATCATAAGTAGGAGGTTTAGAAAACAGAATATGATACGAAGTTAATCCTTGAAGGCACTGAACAGGAGTTCTATTTAGTAAGTAGGTGGCAGTGAGGATACAATCACCCCGGAATGTGATAGGAAGTGAAGCCTGTAATCTAAGTGCTCTTGCAGTGTTAAGAAgagttttatgttttctctccaCAACCCCATTTTATTGTGGAGAGTAAGTGCAACTTTTCTGATGAATAATGCCAAGTTGATTAAGCTGATGCTGGAAATCATAATGTAGAAACTCAGAACCATTATCAGTTCTGAGTGTTTTGACCGAACAAGAAAATTGTCTATGCACATATGCAAAATACTGTAACAACAGTTTATCTACTTGAGTCTTATCAGCAAAGAGAAATGTCCAAGTAGCTCGAGATTTATCCTCAACAATTGTGAGAAAATAAGAGCAATTATCATGAGTTTTATGCTTATAGGGACCCCAAACATCAACATGAATAAGATCAAATAAATTTGCACTTAAAGAACTGCTATCAGAAAAAGATAATCTTGATTGTTTGGACAAATGACAAGTATCACAAGTATCAAATATTACAGATTTATGATACATTGAAGATGGTAAAAACTTCATTGAAGAAACTGATGGATGTCCTAAACGGGTGTGCCATAAATTGGATTGAATTTTATCAGATTTTATAGAAGCACACACATGTGCAGTAAAGTTTGAAATAGTAGAAATTTTCTCAGAGACTGATACTGGATGATGAAGAAGATACAGGCCTTCTTGAAGTTCACCAATCTCTGTGGTCTTCTTCAAGATATGGTCCTGAATATAACAGGCATTTTTAGTGAAAAACACATGACAATCAGCACTATTTGTGATTTTTGGAATGGAGAACAGATTGTAATTAAAACTGGGAACATACAGCACTTCTGTAAGGGTAATATTAGTATGCAAGTGTACAGTCCCAATATGTGTTACCACAGTGGATTGACCATTTGGTAAATGAAGTGTAGTGTTAATAGATTGTACATTAGTTAACAGATCAAAATATAGAGTTATGTGATCTGTTGCGCCTGAGTCAAGGATCCACATATCAGCACTTAATGATTTTTTACTATGAGTATGACAGGTAAAGTGCAGAACAATACCAGCCATGTGAAAAAATCCTGTAGTTGTAGCCTTGGAGTTAGCAGAGAGCTCCTTGAATCCAGTTTGAATCATACTCATAAGCTGTTGACACTATGCTGTAGTAAAACCAGAAGATTCAGATGCATTAGTAGGAGTTGATGCATCAGATGTTGTACTACCAATATTTTCCACAGAGACATTGAGAAATCTTTCCACCAGCTTTGGGCTTTGGCTTAGGCTTACCAAATAACCTATGCCATGAAGGGTAACCATGAACACAGAAGCATCTATCTTTAGTATGCCCTGTCATATGACACACCTCACACACCAAGGATGTATCAGTAGTAGACTTCTTAGTATTAAACTTCTTATTCTGCTATGAATTAGTTTGATAAGGTCCACCATTATTATACTGTTTAACAGATAAAGCAACATTATCACCTCCTGCAGAAGTATTAGAACTAGACTCTCTCTGATTTTCTTCCTGCATTAGTATGCTATATGCAACACTTAAGTTAGGGATTGGATTCATAAGCAACAAATGACCTCGAATAGCGGTATACTGATCTCCCAAGGCCATAAGAAACTGTGAAAGTTTGAGACTCTTGTTGTAATCCTCTAACTTAGCATTGTTTGCACAAATGCACTTTCCACAATCACATCTAGGTATAGCAGATAACGCATCCAATTCATCATTTAAAGTTCGAAATATGGTAAAATAAGCAGAAATTGACAGATTTCCTTGATTAAGAAATGCAAGTTCTTTACGCAAATTGAACATCTTAGGCACATTAGTTTGAGCAAAACGAAGATCAAGATCTTCCCATACATCCTTAACACTAGTCATATACATCACACTAAGCCTAATTTCTGGTGAAACTGTGTTCAATATCCATGATATGACAATATCATTGCAACGAGACCATAGCATAGCCAAATTCACAGGACTAGCAGGTTTAGTACAAGTTCCGTCAATGAAACCTAGTTTTAGTTTAGATGATAACGCAATTTTCATAGCTCTATGCCATTGATTATAGTTCTGTTCCGTCAAAGTAATGGTGATTAAGATCATACCTTGATGATCTGACGGATGAAGAAAGTATGGGTGATTAGAATCGATAACCGTACCAGTTGT from Apium graveolens cultivar Ventura chromosome 5, ASM990537v1, whole genome shotgun sequence includes the following:
- the LOC141662129 gene encoding uncharacterized protein LOC141662129, coding for MASSSPTSYLNATTGTVIDSNHPYFLHPSDHQGMILITITLTEQNYNQWHRAMKIALSSKLKLGFIDGTCTKPASPVNLAMLWSRCNDIVISWILNTVSPEIRLSVMYMTSVKDVWEDLDLRFAQTNVPKMFNLRKELAFLNQGNLSISAYFTIFRTLNDELDALSAIPRCDCGKCICANNAKLEDYNKSLKLSQFLMALGDQYTAIRGHLLLMNPIPNLSVAYSILMQEENQRESSSNTSAGGDNVALSVKQYNNGGPYQTNS